Proteins from a single region of Crocosphaera sp. UHCC 0190:
- a CDS encoding NAD(P)/FAD-dependent oxidoreductase, with protein MNQSLTIIVIGGGAAGFFGAITCANTYPNTQVILLEAGRQPLAKVRISGGGRCNVTHHCFDPVQLINYYPRGSKALRGAFTRFQPRDTVAWFESQGVKLKTESDGRMFPITDNSETIVNCLINAALNAGVKLRTQTPVKSVKKIDNGFEIELKTGEILSGDRLLIATGSNPLGYRWATDLGHTIEPPIPSLFTFNINDPRLQGLAGVSVENAAVCLLNSGKKPLQQIGPVLITHWGLSGPAILKLSAFGARILHDNAYQMSLSINWVYPRNSEEIKQILLRSKSQFTRKLITNLCPLELPKRLWQKLINYSNINESKKWTELSQKEINQLTQELTQGQYKIKGKGVFKEEFVTCGGINLKEIDFKTMESKPCPNLYFAGEILDIDGVTGGFNFQSAWTTSWLAGKAIGKH; from the coding sequence ATGAATCAATCATTAACAATTATAGTTATCGGTGGGGGTGCTGCTGGTTTTTTTGGAGCGATAACTTGCGCTAATACCTATCCTAATACACAGGTTATTTTATTAGAAGCAGGCCGTCAACCTTTAGCCAAAGTTCGTATCTCTGGAGGGGGTAGATGTAATGTTACTCACCACTGTTTTGATCCGGTACAATTAATTAACTATTATCCCAGAGGAAGTAAGGCATTAAGAGGGGCATTTACCCGCTTTCAACCTAGGGATACAGTTGCTTGGTTTGAGTCTCAAGGGGTTAAGTTAAAAACTGAATCTGATGGGCGAATGTTTCCCATCACAGATAATTCAGAAACCATTGTTAATTGTTTAATTAATGCTGCCTTAAATGCCGGGGTTAAATTACGCACTCAAACCCCTGTTAAATCTGTTAAAAAAATTGATAATGGGTTTGAAATAGAATTAAAAACTGGAGAGATTTTATCAGGCGATCGCCTTTTAATTGCTACCGGAAGTAACCCATTAGGCTATCGTTGGGCCACAGATTTAGGTCATACCATTGAACCGCCTATTCCTTCTCTATTTACCTTTAATATTAATGATCCACGCTTACAAGGTTTAGCCGGAGTTAGTGTAGAAAATGCTGCGGTTTGTCTCTTAAATTCAGGTAAAAAACCTTTACAACAAATTGGGCCAGTTTTAATAACCCATTGGGGTTTAAGTGGCCCAGCTATTTTGAAATTATCGGCATTTGGAGCTAGAATATTACACGATAATGCCTATCAAATGTCCCTATCTATTAATTGGGTTTATCCCCGAAACTCTGAAGAAATTAAACAAATTTTATTAAGAAGCAAATCTCAATTTACCCGTAAATTAATTACTAATTTATGTCCTTTGGAACTCCCTAAAAGACTCTGGCAAAAACTCATTAACTATTCAAACATAAATGAATCTAAAAAATGGACTGAATTATCTCAAAAAGAAATTAATCAATTAACCCAGGAACTAACCCAAGGACAATATAAAATCAAAGGAAAAGGAGTATTTAAAGAAGAATTTGTTACCTGTGGCGGTATTAATTTAAAAGAAATTGATTTTAAAACAATGGAAAGCAAACCCTGTCCTAATTTATACTTTGCTGGCGAAATTTTAGACATTGATGGAGTCACCGGAGGCTTTAATTTTCAAAGTGCCTGGACAACTTCTTGGTTAGCAGGAAAAGCAATAGGAAAACATTAA
- a CDS encoding glutamate ligase domain-containing protein encodes MAQDIDKFDPRYLVTLDEIYHSHWTTQKKQRIAFFREIIKYFWPKGHPTQLIEITGTNGKGSVAYYLEQGFKSVSRSGSWTGPHVFDYAERFHINGQQVTHDDIVAAYRKIQELYGQFLKEGYEQTSLSFAETGILMTLHLFEQYDVKWGMMEVGCGGRYTPLMALDMVACVLTNVGNDHPQSLGTELWQRAMDKAGIARPGVPFFTAEMDAALPYVVKTAEAEGANVIQIDQKAVEKMRELQPNAPEFKLRNLALASQVIRYFHPELTLPHLLEFMVSKLPGRFANVAPNVIVDVAHNPDKITRLAEELSYTYPNQKFCFLLGLTRSRDVRQVFESILKLAKRIVITGASYAGQDPESLAEQLRLDFPDVLVENNPEKAYQQELKRLEQDDILVLTGSAYMIDQAINSNPYIRHLNATYGWRVKNNSNDY; translated from the coding sequence ATGGCTCAAGACATAGATAAATTTGACCCCCGTTACCTCGTTACCCTTGATGAAATTTACCATAGCCATTGGACGACCCAAAAAAAGCAACGGATTGCCTTTTTTCGAGAGATAATTAAGTATTTTTGGCCCAAAGGACATCCTACCCAACTAATTGAAATTACCGGAACCAATGGCAAAGGGTCAGTTGCCTATTATTTAGAACAAGGTTTCAAGTCTGTTAGTCGTAGCGGGTCTTGGACTGGCCCCCATGTTTTTGACTATGCAGAACGATTTCACATTAATGGTCAACAGGTTACTCATGATGATATTGTGGCAGCTTATAGGAAGATTCAAGAGCTTTATGGACAATTTTTAAAGGAAGGGTATGAACAGACTTCCCTAAGCTTTGCCGAAACAGGTATTTTGATGACTCTGCACCTATTTGAACAGTATGACGTTAAATGGGGCATGATGGAAGTGGGATGTGGGGGACGCTATACTCCTTTGATGGCCTTGGATATGGTCGCTTGTGTGTTGACAAATGTGGGGAACGATCATCCTCAGTCCTTGGGAACGGAATTATGGCAGAGGGCCATGGATAAAGCGGGTATTGCTCGTCCTGGGGTTCCTTTTTTTACGGCGGAAATGGATGCTGCTTTGCCCTATGTGGTGAAAACCGCAGAAGCAGAAGGCGCAAATGTGATACAAATAGACCAAAAGGCAGTGGAAAAAATGCGAGAACTTCAACCAAATGCCCCTGAATTTAAGTTACGGAATTTAGCCCTGGCGAGTCAAGTAATTCGTTATTTTCATCCAGAGCTTACTCTTCCTCATTTACTGGAATTTATGGTGTCTAAATTACCGGGCCGATTTGCTAATGTAGCTCCGAATGTGATTGTTGATGTGGCACATAATCCCGATAAAATTACTCGTTTAGCGGAGGAATTAAGTTATACTTATCCTAATCAAAAGTTTTGTTTTTTGCTTGGTTTAACACGCAGTAGAGATGTGCGTCAAGTCTTTGAATCTATTCTTAAACTAGCTAAAAGAATTGTGATCACGGGGGCTTCTTATGCTGGTCAAGATCCAGAAAGTTTGGCAGAGCAATTAAGGCTGGATTTTCCTGATGTTTTGGTAGAAAATAATCCAGAAAAAGCCTATCAACAAGAATTAAAAAGGTTAGAACAAGATGATATTTTAGTATTAACAGGCTCAGCTTATATGATTGATCAAGCGATTAATTCTAATCCTTATATTCGTCATCTTAATGCAACTTATGGCTGGCGTGTTAAGAATAATAGTAATGATTATTAA
- a CDS encoding YifB family Mg chelatase-like AAA ATPase, whose protein sequence is MLARVWSASLVGIDALKVGVEVDVSGGLPAITIVGLPDTAVQESRERVKAALKNSGFAFPVRKIIINLAPADLRKEGPYFDLPISVGILAASEQIDAHLLGDYLFLGELSLDGSLRPVAGVLPIAAAAQSLGITGLVVPADNAQEAAVVKNLAVYGFKHLSDVADFLCQPQNHQPVTFQPAPNIERSPVSCLDLKDVKGQTHARRALEIAAAGGHNLIFVGPPGSGKTMLAKRLPGILPPLSFSEALEVSQIHSVAGLLKNRGSLIQDRPFRSPHHSASGPSLVGGGSFPRPGEISLSHHGILFLDELTEFKRNVLEFLRQPLEDGYVSISRTRQSVTFPAQFTLIASTNPCPCGYFGDPIQACTCSPRQREQYWAKLSGPLMDRIDLQVAVNRLKPEEMTRQGTGEDSKTIRERVKLARDRAQNRFKEDKSVSCNAQMQTIHLRNFCQLDEGSRNLLEGAIRKLGLSARAMDRILKVSRTIADLAEDEILKSYHVAEAIQYRTIDRMQ, encoded by the coding sequence ATGTTAGCTAGGGTTTGGAGTGCTTCATTAGTGGGCATTGACGCGCTTAAAGTTGGGGTAGAAGTTGATGTTTCAGGGGGACTTCCTGCAATTACAATTGTGGGACTTCCTGATACTGCGGTACAAGAATCTAGGGAAAGAGTGAAAGCAGCCTTAAAAAATTCAGGTTTTGCCTTTCCCGTGCGTAAAATTATTATTAATTTAGCCCCCGCCGATTTGCGTAAAGAAGGCCCCTATTTTGACTTACCTATCAGTGTGGGAATATTAGCCGCCTCAGAACAAATTGATGCCCATTTATTGGGGGATTATCTATTTTTAGGGGAATTATCCCTTGATGGCAGTTTGCGCCCCGTTGCTGGCGTTTTACCCATCGCTGCTGCCGCCCAAAGCCTGGGAATCACAGGGTTAGTGGTTCCCGCCGATAACGCCCAAGAAGCAGCAGTGGTTAAAAATTTAGCGGTTTACGGCTTCAAACACCTCTCAGATGTCGCTGACTTCCTCTGTCAACCCCAAAACCATCAACCTGTAACCTTTCAACCCGCCCCAAATATTGAGCGATCGCCTGTTTCCTGTCTCGACTTAAAAGATGTCAAAGGCCAAACCCACGCCCGTCGCGCTTTAGAAATAGCAGCCGCAGGAGGACACAATTTAATTTTTGTTGGCCCCCCAGGTAGCGGTAAAACCATGTTAGCCAAGCGTTTACCTGGCATTTTACCGCCCTTATCCTTCTCAGAAGCTTTAGAAGTCTCCCAAATTCACTCAGTCGCCGGATTACTCAAAAATAGGGGTTCTCTGATCCAAGATCGCCCCTTTCGCAGTCCCCACCATTCCGCATCTGGGCCTAGTTTGGTTGGGGGTGGCAGTTTTCCTCGCCCTGGTGAAATCTCTTTATCTCATCATGGCATCTTATTTTTAGATGAATTAACCGAATTTAAGCGCAATGTTTTAGAATTCTTGCGCCAACCCTTAGAAGATGGCTATGTCTCCATTTCTCGCACCCGCCAGTCTGTTACCTTTCCGGCTCAATTTACCCTGATCGCAAGTACGAATCCCTGTCCCTGTGGTTATTTTGGCGATCCAATTCAAGCTTGCACCTGTTCCCCCCGTCAACGAGAACAATATTGGGCCAAATTATCAGGGCCATTAATGGATAGAATTGACCTGCAAGTGGCGGTAAATCGCCTCAAACCCGAAGAAATGACCAGACAAGGAACGGGAGAAGATTCTAAAACCATCAGGGAACGGGTAAAACTGGCCCGCGATCGCGCTCAAAATCGCTTTAAAGAAGACAAATCTGTGTCTTGTAATGCTCAAATGCAAACCATCCATTTACGCAATTTTTGTCAATTAGATGAGGGGAGTCGTAACTTATTAGAAGGGGCAATTCGTAAGTTAGGATTATCAGCAAGGGCGATGGATCGAATTTTAAAAGTATCTCGTACTATTGCTGATTTAGCTGAGGATGAGATATTAAAAAGTTATCATGTCGCCGAGGCAATTCAATATAGAACTATTGATCGAATGCAGTGA
- a CDS encoding protein kinase domain-containing protein, with translation MLNKIFNLFSEDSQDDQAAIDANKLRKNIKDIQPGYRLANKYEVTKILGEGGFGATFLVRSLMTAVPVIYVAKLQKLGEDESRNLDLLERFKKEAQVLQLLGVSHGQIPSLIDFFDFEGNFYLIQEFIQGNTLMDELLKYLKQGYVMADKRAIELMLSLLEVLETVHRQKIIHRDIKPDNIILRQGDGKPVLIDFGIIKDVATSDLGKTGTIIGTPGYCPIEQQVGKTFFQSDLYAVGMTMLFLTTGVPPHKFEITENYELDLTQVEDMISTPLLSWLKEATSVLPQNRFASAEEMREALLHIYNLDYVVQGMALAREENQEELRALHDEIDSLKQELSQSKQQEMKSIKHKTIQIEEFNQTPSEMPQIPSNLEEIITTQIEINGFNAIKRLFKRNDLDRDRLQMKDTIDYCGINIDGDEAKTLIKLYFNDENNLIFSLVLSNGEESQFPINSIRGISSKKELIIARAKELMEQPDNPNSQPSHNPISSADYDYSINHPFPSDKTIEELLEKGYIGVDYELVIDNAFVVAANHKFKEQIKWVRTQPDQDGDVALMTNDTQAFDQLLDFMLDKFGWCPQVYSNQTPQEIYIFTPKNEQEEQAIYLATVGDFGWKGSLYSLEYNEAYRDKSCLIFATQPKDSQKQEWLLVQVNTKKKQISWSVHDESLEKVYYLWAESIKIPEPKFKPTADELIDAIKSKFHTV, from the coding sequence ATGTTGAATAAAATTTTCAATTTGTTTTCAGAAGATAGCCAAGATGATCAGGCAGCGATTGATGCTAATAAACTTAGAAAAAACATTAAAGATATTCAGCCAGGTTATCGCTTAGCGAATAAGTATGAAGTCACCAAGATCTTAGGAGAAGGAGGATTTGGTGCAACATTTTTAGTCAGGAGTTTAATGACAGCAGTGCCTGTTATTTATGTTGCTAAACTTCAAAAATTGGGAGAAGATGAATCCAGAAATTTAGACTTGTTAGAAAGATTTAAAAAAGAAGCACAGGTCCTACAACTATTAGGGGTTTCTCATGGACAAATACCCTCTTTAATTGATTTCTTTGATTTTGAAGGCAATTTTTATTTAATTCAAGAATTTATCCAAGGTAATACTTTAATGGATGAACTTCTTAAATATCTTAAACAAGGGTATGTTATGGCAGATAAACGGGCTATTGAGCTTATGCTATCTTTACTAGAAGTTTTAGAAACAGTTCATCGGCAAAAAATTATCCATCGGGATATTAAACCTGACAATATTATTTTACGTCAAGGAGACGGTAAACCTGTTTTGATTGACTTTGGTATTATTAAAGATGTAGCGACCTCTGATTTAGGAAAAACAGGTACAATTATCGGGACTCCTGGCTATTGTCCTATTGAACAACAAGTTGGTAAAACCTTCTTTCAAAGTGATTTATATGCCGTAGGAATGACGATGTTATTTTTAACAACAGGTGTTCCTCCCCATAAATTTGAAATAACTGAAAATTATGAATTAGATTTAACGCAAGTAGAGGATATGATTTCTACTCCTCTGTTATCTTGGTTAAAAGAAGCAACATCTGTTTTACCTCAAAATCGTTTTGCTTCAGCAGAAGAAATGAGAGAAGCACTTTTACATATTTATAATCTCGATTATGTAGTTCAAGGAATGGCTTTAGCGCGGGAAGAAAATCAAGAAGAACTGAGGGCATTACATGATGAAATTGATAGCTTAAAACAGGAACTAAGTCAATCAAAACAACAGGAAATGAAATCAATTAAGCACAAAACTATTCAGATAGAAGAGTTTAATCAGACACCTTCTGAAATGCCACAAATTCCTTCTAATCTTGAAGAAATTATCACCACTCAGATAGAAATTAATGGATTTAATGCCATTAAACGACTATTTAAGCGTAATGACTTAGATAGAGATCGCCTACAAATGAAAGATACCATTGATTATTGTGGGATTAATATTGATGGAGATGAAGCTAAAACCCTAATCAAATTGTATTTTAATGATGAAAATAATTTGATTTTTTCTCTCGTGTTATCCAACGGAGAAGAATCACAATTTCCCATTAATAGTATTCGGGGAATTTCGAGCAAAAAAGAGCTAATTATTGCTCGTGCTAAAGAATTAATGGAACAACCAGATAATCCTAATTCTCAGCCTTCACATAATCCGATTTCATCTGCTGATTATGATTACTCAATTAATCATCCTTTTCCTTCGGATAAAACCATTGAAGAACTCCTAGAAAAAGGATACATTGGGGTTGACTATGAATTAGTTATTGATAATGCTTTTGTGGTAGCTGCTAATCATAAATTTAAAGAACAAATAAAATGGGTAAGAACTCAACCTGATCAAGATGGGGATGTTGCTTTGATGACAAATGATACACAAGCTTTTGATCAACTTTTGGACTTTATGTTAGACAAATTTGGTTGGTGTCCTCAAGTTTATTCTAATCAAACTCCTCAAGAAATTTATATTTTCACTCCCAAAAATGAACAAGAAGAACAGGCAATTTATTTGGCAACAGTGGGAGACTTTGGATGGAAAGGATCACTCTATAGCTTAGAGTATAATGAGGCATATCGTGATAAATCTTGCCTCATTTTTGCCACTCAACCGAAAGATTCCCAAAAACAAGAATGGTTATTAGTTCAAGTGAATACCAAAAAGAAACAAATTTCTTGGAGTGTTCATGATGAATCTTTGGAAAAAGTTTATTATCTTTGGGCAGAAAGTATCAAGATTCCTGAACCAAAATTTAAGCCTACTGCTGACGAACTTATTGATGCTATAAAAAGTAAATTCCATACAGTTTAA
- a CDS encoding type II toxin-antitoxin system RelE/ParE family toxin: MIRNFKDEETQKIFERQRAKKLPSEIQQIALRKLRMLNRAQTIQDLRIPPANRLEKPSGDRKGQYSIRINNQWRICFEWQENDALNVEIVDYH; this comes from the coding sequence GTGATCCGAAACTTTAAAGACGAAGAAACTCAAAAAATCTTTGAACGTCAGCGAGCCAAAAAATTGCCATCAGAGATTCAACAAATAGCATTACGCAAATTAAGGATGCTAAATAGGGCGCAAACAATTCAGGATCTCAGAATTCCGCCCGCTAATCGGCTAGAAAAACCAAGTGGTGATAGGAAAGGACAATATAGCATCAGAATTAATAATCAATGGCGAATTTGCTTTGAATGGCAAGAAAATGATGCCCTAAATGTAGAAATTGTTGATTATCATTGA
- a CDS encoding type II toxin-antitoxin system PemK/MazF family toxin: MKRGEVYDARLDPVEGSEQGGNRPVIIVSRDAINAYSPVVLVVPCTTYQSQKRIYSTQVLIQSPSGGLTKDSIAMADQMRVLSKTRLLRLRGQLSEPQIQELNRALLMALDLPGQFENFST, encoded by the coding sequence ATGAAACGGGGAGAAGTTTATGATGCTCGTCTTGATCCCGTTGAAGGTTCTGAGCAAGGCGGAAACCGTCCAGTTATTATTGTTAGTCGAGATGCAATTAATGCTTATAGTCCAGTCGTTTTAGTTGTTCCTTGCACAACTTATCAATCCCAAAAGCGAATTTATTCAACTCAAGTATTAATTCAAAGCCCAAGCGGGGGACTAACTAAAGATTCTATCGCTATGGCTGATCAAATGAGAGTATTATCTAAAACTCGCTTATTACGCTTACGAGGTCAACTTTCTGAGCCACAAATACAAGAGTTAAATCGAGCATTATTAATGGCTTTAGACTTGCCTGGGCAATTTGAAAATTTTTCAACCTAA
- a CDS encoding HAMP domain-containing sensor histidine kinase, translating into MFQATRRRLALWYTAVTAILLLLFATGVFFYVRSTLVERVDDTLKHVVEVVNRSLVIESVSLTEGRYKVNVEASFRDNTEGVEDDHIDLEWFNPQGELLWSTFVEPPLIPIHLNRRAETVHLGGDRILRQVTQRINFDRYVLGYLRVSHPWFEVTKPIRQLSIDLAIGTIITIIIVGFIGWLLSGIAIKPIRDSYQSLKQFTADASHELRNPIATIQTNVQMALAYPEADPQLQQRQLKVVERLTQRLGNLVNDLLFLARSDSGILQIREQDVPLDALLIEVIEEQRTFAEQKGIFLSLHIVEPENNSEDNFTLQGDWDQLARLFTNLISNALEHSFSEENGPEIALKEASVEIELQRIRRDRLLQLQVKVKDTGQGVLEAALPHLFDRFYRVDPSRKSSGGSGLGLAIAKAIVENHQGQIKVESVLKEGTIFTVTLPL; encoded by the coding sequence ATGTTTCAAGCCACGCGCCGTCGTTTAGCCCTATGGTACACTGCGGTAACGGCTATTTTGCTCCTTCTCTTTGCTACAGGGGTGTTTTTTTATGTTCGCAGTACCCTAGTAGAACGGGTTGATGATACCCTTAAGCACGTGGTAGAAGTAGTCAACCGTTCTTTGGTCATTGAATCGGTTTCCTTGACTGAGGGACGCTATAAAGTGAATGTAGAAGCGAGTTTTCGGGACAATACCGAGGGGGTAGAAGACGATCACATTGATCTTGAATGGTTTAACCCTCAAGGGGAATTACTTTGGTCTACCTTTGTGGAGCCACCGTTGATCCCTATTCATCTTAACCGACGGGCAGAAACAGTGCATCTGGGTGGCGATCGCATTTTAAGACAGGTAACTCAAAGGATTAATTTTGATCGCTATGTTTTAGGATATTTACGGGTTAGTCATCCTTGGTTTGAAGTTACAAAACCGATTCGTCAATTGAGTATTGATCTAGCTATTGGTACAATTATTACCATTATTATTGTAGGATTTATTGGCTGGTTATTATCAGGAATAGCCATTAAACCGATTCGAGATTCTTATCAAAGTTTAAAACAATTTACAGCAGATGCTTCCCATGAATTAAGAAATCCTATTGCGACAATTCAAACCAATGTACAAATGGCTTTAGCCTATCCTGAAGCCGATCCTCAACTCCAACAACGACAGTTAAAAGTAGTTGAAAGATTGACCCAACGGTTAGGAAATTTGGTCAATGATTTATTATTTTTAGCCCGTTCTGATAGTGGGATTTTACAGATTCGTGAACAAGATGTTCCCTTAGATGCTTTATTAATTGAAGTGATAGAAGAGCAAAGAACTTTTGCCGAACAAAAAGGAATTTTTTTATCCTTACATATTGTGGAACCTGAGAATAATTCTGAAGATAATTTTACATTACAAGGAGATTGGGATCAATTAGCGCGGTTGTTTACCAATTTAATTAGTAATGCCTTAGAACATAGTTTTTCTGAGGAAAATGGGCCAGAAATAGCCTTAAAAGAAGCCTCGGTCGAGATAGAATTACAAAGAATTAGACGTGATCGCTTATTGCAGTTACAAGTTAAGGTCAAAGATACAGGACAAGGAGTTCTCGAAGCAGCATTACCTCATTTATTTGATCGCTTTTATCGAGTTGATCCTTCCCGTAAAAGTTCTGGGGGGTCAGGGTTAGGGTTAGCGATCGCTAAGGCAATTGTAGAAAATCATCAGGGGCAAATTAAAGTAGAAAGTGTGTTAAAAGAAGGGACAATATTTACAGTGACTTTACCCTTATAG
- a CDS encoding HigA family addiction module antitoxin — MNADKLTPIHPGEVLLEEFLKPMNLSENQIALAMKIPTSRINEIIQGKRRITADTALRLARYFNMSPQFWLGLQMDYDLDITEDEIGEQIAQEVLTLVISKI; from the coding sequence ATGAATGCCGATAAACTAACTCCCATCCATCCAGGAGAAGTGCTTTTAGAAGAATTTCTAAAACCGATGAATCTCAGCGAAAATCAAATCGCTTTAGCCATGAAAATTCCGACCAGTCGTATTAATGAAATTATTCAAGGAAAACGTAGAATTACAGCAGATACAGCCCTAAGACTCGCCCGTTATTTTAATATGTCACCCCAGTTTTGGTTAGGTCTACAAATGGATTATGATCTAGACATTACAGAAGACGAAATTGGTGAACAAATTGCTCAAGAAGTTCTAACTTTAGTAATTTCTAAAATCTGA
- a CDS encoding fatty acid desaturase gives MTTLLTQSQPSVSPQLDENIRLRDILNTLPAEVFVKNPRKAWFKVVLTVSMVALGWAAIAVSPWYLLPIAWGFTGTAMTGFFVIGHDCGHRSFSNKTWVNDLVGHAVFLPLIYPFHGWRILHNYHHKHTNKLDVDNAWDPFTPEFYESFSSFEKWGYQRLRGRFWWFASVVHWVKIHFDWTKFEGKEREQIRFSALVVIIPAVIAFPIAFATLGVWGVVKFWLLPWLVFHFWMSTFTLVHHTIPSIPFIKEAEWNEAQAQLCGTVHCDYPRWVEILCHDINVHIPHHISTGIPSYNLRMAHQSLKENWGQYLCELRFSWQLMDEITTQCHLYHPETKYQSFKQYYQSK, from the coding sequence ATGACAACATTGCTTACTCAATCTCAACCGTCAGTCTCACCCCAACTGGATGAAAATATTCGGTTGCGAGATATTCTTAATACGTTACCTGCTGAGGTATTTGTTAAAAATCCTCGTAAAGCTTGGTTTAAAGTGGTTCTTACTGTGTCAATGGTAGCATTAGGATGGGCTGCCATCGCCGTTTCTCCTTGGTATTTATTACCCATTGCCTGGGGGTTTACAGGAACTGCCATGACGGGTTTTTTTGTGATTGGTCATGACTGTGGTCATCGTTCCTTTTCTAATAAAACCTGGGTGAATGATTTAGTTGGTCATGCGGTTTTTTTGCCCCTAATTTATCCTTTTCATGGTTGGCGCATTCTCCACAATTATCATCATAAACATACCAATAAACTTGATGTTGATAACGCCTGGGACCCGTTTACTCCAGAATTTTATGAAAGCTTTTCTTCTTTTGAAAAGTGGGGATATCAGAGGTTACGAGGACGGTTTTGGTGGTTTGCTTCTGTAGTTCATTGGGTAAAAATTCACTTTGACTGGACTAAATTTGAAGGCAAAGAACGGGAACAGATTCGTTTTTCTGCTTTAGTGGTAATTATCCCTGCTGTTATTGCTTTTCCCATTGCTTTTGCTACCCTAGGAGTCTGGGGAGTTGTTAAGTTTTGGTTATTGCCTTGGTTAGTGTTTCATTTTTGGATGAGTACCTTTACTTTGGTTCACCATACTATTCCTAGTATTCCCTTTATCAAAGAAGCGGAATGGAATGAGGCGCAAGCACAGTTATGTGGTACAGTCCATTGTGATTATCCCCGTTGGGTGGAAATTCTCTGTCACGATATTAATGTACATATTCCTCATCATATTTCGACAGGAATTCCGAGCTATAATTTACGCATGGCTCATCAAAGTTTAAAAGAAAACTGGGGACAGTATTTGTGTGAACTGCGCTTTTCTTGGCAGTTAATGGATGAGATTACGACTCAATGTCATCTCTATCATCCTGAAACAAAATATCAGAGTTTCAAACAATATTATCAGAGTAAATAA
- a CDS encoding ribbon-helix-helix domain-containing protein → MMTKPITRTTLSLPTILLAATDRAVKQGKAKSRNELITQAIQHELEALQRAEIDAELAEMAQDPDYQTEVLRMDAEFSSASWEALELGESQE, encoded by the coding sequence ATGATGACAAAACCGATAACTCGTACTACTTTGAGCTTACCTACCATTCTTTTAGCGGCTACTGATCGAGCAGTAAAGCAAGGAAAAGCCAAAAGTCGCAATGAACTAATTACACAAGCAATACAGCATGAACTTGAAGCCCTACAAAGGGCAGAAATTGACGCAGAATTAGCGGAAATGGCACAAGATCCCGACTATCAGACAGAAGTATTAAGAATGGATGCTGAATTTTCGTCTGCGAGTTGGGAGGCTTTGGAGTTAGGGGAATCTCAAGAATGA